GCGTTAGGAGTTGGCGATGAATTTAAATCGAGATTAGCATCGTATAAACTAGAAGAAGATGCGCAAACTTGGTGGGAAGGTGTATTGGAGGAAAGAGGAGGAGACCCATTTGTGGAGAATTTACCTTGGGCAGATTTTCGTGCTATTTTCTTCGAAAAATATTTTAACAGCGTGGATAAGAGTTCTTACACACGAGAGTATCACAATATCCGTCAGAGGAATGACGAACCACTTTCTGACTTCACTGATCGATTTTATCGACTAGTTGGATTTCTTGGGTCAGCTGCTGGAACACCAGAGGAACAAGCAGAGAAATATCAATGGGCAGTTTGTGATCGGATTCGTAGAGCAATCATCCAGTCAACGTTCCCTACTGTTGCAGAGGCCGCTAAGGCTGCCAAAAAGGTTGATATGGAGAACAAAGAATTTTTGGGTGGTTCCAATAATAGTAGGAAGAGAAACAGAGACGAATACCGCACTCCGTTCACTAGTGAGTCATCTCAAGCACCTACTCGAAATAATCAAATCAATATGGGGAATAGGTCATCGGGAAGGAATAATAGACCATGGCAGGGAAGGGGCCAAAATCAGGGTCAGATCAAACCCTACCAGCCACCAACCCAAGCTCAACCTGTAAACCAGAGAGGTAACCAGAACCCTACTCAGCCTCCAGTGTGTAACCATTGCAACAAGCGTCACCCAGGCGTCTGTCGTCGACTTACTGGGGCTTGCCTTAAGTGTGGAGATATGGGGCATAAGATTAGTGAGTGCCCAAAGGCTGGTAACCGACCAACTGATACCACTAGGGGAGCTACTGTGCCACCTACTACTGGAGGGCGTGTTTTCTCATTGACTGCAGGGGAAGCTGCTAATGCTCCAGGTACAGCCTCTGATAAATGTTTcttttagtattattatttttgcTTGCTTAGTTATTTATTGGTTTTCATACAATCGTTTGTTTCTTATTGTTTATCGATTCACTAGGTACCGTTTCGggtagtatttatttgggtgagCGTGACTtgtatgtgttatttgatactggggCAACCCACTCGATAGTCTCACAACTAATTGCCCGACATCTTAAAATTTCGCCTTCTCCATTGGATCAAGCTTTAGTTATTTCTACACCAATGGGAAATCCTTCGGTTATTACTCACGTCTATAAGGATTGCCCGCTTGTGATCGAAAATGTTATTCGTATAGCGAATCTTTATCCCATGCAAATGGGAGATTTTGATGTCATactaggcatggattggttatccacgCATCGCGCTACCATCGATTGCCATTCCAAACGAGTCATTTTTGGTGATATTCTGAATCCTGAATGTATTTATCAAGGATCTCAACCTCGAAAATCCATTAAAATCATCTCTGCTCTTAAAGCTCAAAAACTTATATCCCATGGATGCGTGGGATTCTTAGCTGCTAttaaagataccacagtggataCACCACGTGTCGAAAACGTTCCTATTGTTCGAGACTTCTCTGATGTcttcccagaagaattaccagggaTACCACCTGAACGTGAAGTTGAGTTCACTATTGATTTGATTCCCGGAGCTGAACCTATTTCTAAAGCACCCTATCGTATGGCCCCATTGGAGTTGAAGGAATTGAAAGAACAGCTGCAAGAACTTTTGGAACTTGGATTCATTAGACCTAgtgtttcaccttggggagcaccggttttatttgtgaagaagaaagatggtagcatgcgtttatgcatcgactaccgggagttgaataagatCACCATTCGTAATCGCTACCCCTTACCGCGTATTGATGACCTTTTTGACCAACTCCAAGGAGCGAAGtttttctcaaagattgatctcagatcagggtaccatcagttgagggTCAGAGATCAAGATGTCCATAAGACAGCATTTCGTACCCggtacggtcactatgagtttctagtcatgccttttggtttgacaaatgctcctgctgttttcatggaccttatgaatcgaGTATTTCATGAGTACTTGGATcggttcgtgattgtattcatcgatgacatcttggTATTTTCTAAAAGTAGAGGAGAGCATGAGGACCATCTTCGCACGGTTCTAGGAACTCTACGCCAAGAGAAGCTATacgcaaaattttctaagtgcgacttttggcttGAACAAGTGGCGTTTCTAGGTCACATTGTATCAGCTGAAGGTATCACAATGGATCCTTCAAAGGTGGAAGCTATCACTAAATGGCCCAGACCAACTTCAGTTACCGAAGTTCGAagttttcttggtctagcgggttattatcgacgTTTCGTAGAGGGATTTTCTATTTTGGCCTTACCTCTCACTCAACTCTTGAGGAAAGGGGTAAAATTTACTTGGAACGATGATCGGGAAAAGAGTTTTGAGGCACTGAAGCAGAAGCTAGTATCCGCTCCTATTCTTACTCTACCTTCTGGCACAGGCGGATTCGATATATATAGTGATGCATCGAAGAAAGggcttggttgtgttcttatgcaacatGGAAgggttattgcttatgcctcaCGTCAGCTTAAACCCTACGAGGTGAATTATCCCACGCATGATCTAGAGTTAGCGgcggttgtttttgcacttaagatttggaggcattatttgtatggggaGACATGTAACatattcaccgaccataagagcctcaAGTATATTTTCACTcagaaggagcttaacatgaggcagAGGAGATGGTTAGAGCTACTCAAGGATTATGATGCCAACATTCAGTACCACCCCggtaaagcaaatgttgttgcagATGCACTAAGTAGGAAGAATTCTGGGGGTTTGGCATGCTTGACTGTTCAGCCGCAAATTCAATCAGACCTGAGACGCATGGATATTGGTATACAGGTTGGTGAGTCTGGTGGTTATTTGGCTAGACTGAAGATCGAACCGAACCTTATCACTCAGATAAAGGAAGCTCAAAAAGAAGATGGTGAGCTTTGGGCAGTCTTACAAAATTTGGGAGTAGGAAAACAATCTGAATTTCGAGTGGATGAACATGGAACAATATGGTGTGGGAAGCGTTTATGTGTACCAGATGATTCCGCTCTTCGTGAATCATTATTGACTGAGGCACACAGTTCACCTTATTCTATACACCCTGGATCCACAAAGATGTATAGGGATTTGAGGCAACATTTTTGGTGGAGTGGTATGAAAGAAGATGTAGCTAGACATGTGAGCCAGTGTTTGATTTGTCAACAAGTGAAGATTGAACATCAACGGGCTAGTGGATTGTTACAGCCTTTAGATATTCCTGTCTGGAAGTGGGATGATATTTCTATGGACTTTGTAACTGGTCTACCAAGAACCCGTATGAAgaacgatgctatttgggttgtggTAGATAGACTTAcaaaatctgctcatttcttacccattcaAAAAGGGTACTTGGTGAGTAAGCTATCAGAGATATTCCTTCGTGAGATTGTTCGATTGCATGGTACTCCATCATCTATTGTGTGTGATAGAGATCCACGTTTCACATCACGGTTCTGGAAGGGTTTCCAAAATGCTTGGGATACGAAGATACGATTTAGCACTGCTTTCCATCCGCAAActgatggacagtctgaacgtaCTATTCAGACtttagaggatatgcttagatCATGTGCACTTGAGTGGACGGAAACTGGGATGAATACTTGTGCTTGGTGGAGTTTGCCTACAATAATAGTTGGCAAGCTAGTATTGACATGGCACCTTTCGAATTGttatacgggcgtaaatgtcgagCTCCCACATGTTGGGACGAGGTCGGAGAAAAGATGATTGAGGGTCCTGAACTGGTGCAGATCACGAATGAAAAGGTTGCTATTGCTCGTGAGAAACTTAAGGAAGCCCAAAGTAgacagaagagttatgctgatcTCCACCGAAGGGCTTTGGAATTTAATGTTGGTGAAAAAGTGTTCTTAAAAGTCTCACCATGCAGGGGTGTCCGACGTTTTGGTATAAAGGGAAAATTGAGTCCTCGTTTtatcggaccatttgaaattttGGAACGAGTTGGCGAAGTTTCTTATCGGTTAGCTCTACCACCACAATTATCGCACGTGCATAACGTGTTCCATATTTCACTGTTACGTGGGTATAATTATCATCCACTCCATGTTGTGAACTATTCTCTACACGAGATTCGTGAGGACTTATCGTATGAAGAGGAACCAGCGGCTATTTTGGATCGACAAGAACGCGTGATGCGTAAGAAGTCTTTTCCGTTTGTTAAAATCTTGTGGAAGAATCATCCAGAACGTGAAGCCACTTGGGAATCGGAGGAAGCGATCCGTTCTCAATATCCATATCTATTCGAAACCTAAGGTTAGTGTTCCTAATGGTTAAATTTCGTGTATCAAACTCATTTGTGTGTCTGTTCGACTCTTTTGCTAATTGTGTTTGcaacttcgttatcgttttcgcATCGTTAAATGTGTAACATGAATAGTATACCTTATTCTTCATCGCTAATTTCGTGGACGAAATTATTTTTAAGGGGTAGGGAGTTGAAATACCCGTaccgtgtagtgtaatataacgttaatttcgaggacgaaatttcttttaagggagGTAGAATTGTAATATACGAAACTTCTAGACCCTAAAATAATTAATGCTATAAGTATTACAAAAGGTTTATATGCATCTAAAACCTTTATTGTAAAAATataattgttacaaaaaaaaaatgatatcgTAACATTATATAGGTACAAATAAATAATTAGTTTTATATCTTGAGcttatgtgaaaaaaaaaaaaggccTTCCAAATTGGTTCCATAATAacataaatatataataatattttaaacaaaatattGAATGAAATACATATATGGAGGAAGTCAACTACACAGTTACCATCTTCATCCTCTTTAAAATTTTCGATTCAATTAACGTCGGCATTCCTTTTCCGTATTCAATCACCGAATCACTTGTGATCTTTTCTAAACTTGTGGGCTCAATCACAATATTAATCATTCTACAAATGTATAGGAGCATAATCAAAACTTTGAATCAATCCACAATCACAACTGCTACGCTAACAAGAAGTCACTGTTTAGTCTCCCGGCACCAAAACTACATCGCATCACCGCAACCTCTGCAGCCGCCGACCACTGTTGAACACGGAGAACTGTCGGAGGAGCCTACCGGTCACGGATTTCTACCGACTAGCCCTTGAAGCGTTTGAACCAGGTAACTGAAATCACCATGTATCTGTTGTCGAACCATGTTCTTGTGACTTTCCGACTTACGTATCCGGTATTGTTCCATTAATTTGCACAGCCCCATCAAacactctttttttttttccagACCCGATTGTCCGCAACCCGCCATCCATTGCTTTAATATCCATCTCACTTGACGACGAAGGTAACCCTTTTAAAAATTCCGCAAATTGCATTGTTTTAGTGTCTATATGTTATCTAAATTAAAGCCGCTACATCTACTGTTGAATCCTTTTGGAAATCAAACATAGATGAAGTGGAAAATAAGATAAGAAAACCATCTCTGGTTGTTTCAATCTTGGATTACTAGTTCTATTTTCATAATTTGAAACCATCAAAATTAGAATACTAATTGAACATGTTTTTAAACCGTTTCCGATCACCGGAGATGATAACTTGTCCGTGACTACCTTGTCCACACAAATTATGAGTAGTccatttaaatatttattattgtCTTTAGAaagatgataataataataataagtggACAACTAGTGTTGATCCTAAATATGTATAAAAGACTAAATCTGTACATATATATATTCATTTAGTTTGTAAGATAAGGTTGAAAAACATTACTCTTttgaaagaataaaaaaaaaaaaaatcttttatgATTAGAAAGGTTTCAAAAATGATACGAAGGTTCTATAAATTTTTATTAATCAAAGAAAGTTCAGTATTTAAGGATTGATTATAAAAGCATGGGTTTCTTGCCGTCATGCATTCTCTCAACATTTCATAATACACAACTTGATAGAAtaatgattatttttatttttaagtttatttctGTTGATTGAGAAACAATTGGTCTTTAATAAATAAATGGCTCTTGTTTAAAACTTCTAAGACTAATGAGAACTATATACATTTGGtgaaaaactcatctttctatGAAACTGAAAAAAAAACGATTATCGAGACATCGTCCAAACATTTCCAAACCAACCTCGGTTtatgtatatagatatatatacgTAATTTCACGTACAAACTTACTATAATGGTTTCGAAACAATTTTAACCCCAACCGGTATATTTTAGGTCACCGTATTATTCAAGAGAGACGCTAATGTTACGTTAGTTGGAAGCTACAGTTATTATTATTTGCACATTAAGGTACGGATTTTGTGTTCTCTTACTTTTAGCATTATATTGTCTTTTATTCTCATGGTGTACGGATATTCGGTCCGTCACTTCTAGCGTAAAATGGTTGCTCGTTTCATAATATCATAGTTATTGAAAATCGTTATTTGAAATCGTCACATGAGACACCCATCATCATCGTTCCATGATTCATTGTTACACGTGTCGTATTGAATTATTGCCTATAATATATGCATGTGATAGGATTACATTTTTTTCACTCATTCTCGCATGCTCCCAtgagttttattatttattatttttcattGGCTAGATGTGACATAGCCTTAGTGTATCATTAGTGTATTTTGCCTTGACTTGAGTGAATCATTTTATTGACCTCAATACCCGAGCATATCCACCTATGGGGACATAGGGCGTCATCATAGGCACAGTTGACGTGCACCATCCGTGGCGGTGCGAAAGGCCCACGGCGTCTCTATATTGTATTGTGTGCTAAGTGATTGCACTTATTGATTATtgagaggcgtatggatcgatcctaggagtGTAAGTGTAAGTGTTAGTGGTAGTGGGATAGGTGTGAGTGCCCACATCCCCTCTACATAATGGTGCATTGGAACTGCAGCTAATGTACAAAGTGTTAGTGTTTATTGTTAGTGGCTCACATGGGTATTTCTAACATACCTTTATGGTATTCATCAGTGATCATTCCGCATATTGTATTGTTGGCATTGTTAAAGTGTTTAGTGTACTTCTTCTTTCATTTATGTGTTAGTGCTATTGTTTCTCCGTTACTGGGCAATTTTTGGCTCAACCGTTTCTTtttgttgtttctttttattaTGTCTTAAACAGGTACTCAGGGAAATCGGGGAAATGTGTGAAGAGTGATAATAAAAAGCTAGAGTTGGAACAAGGAGTTTAATAAAACCTTATATTCAATAAATTTAGACACTTATGTTTTTCTGTCGAGACCGTTATGCCATTTTGgggatttttgtttttaaacctatggaatttatgttttaattaagttattaattgtCTCTGATTACCGAATTGTGTAACACGTCAGCCCTAATCGGGGCGGGGTGTTACATTACGCCTCATATATGCGTAGCTTTTTTGCCTATCCCTGGCAACTTTGagacgatcacggatctgaacagTCTTGTAtgtcgtctccaggactatatcaggtcctgacagTTGGGCTTCTCTAACTTCCGCCCAATAAActggcgttctgcactttcttccatacaaggcctcaaaaggcgcggcTTGGAtactcgaatgataactattattgtatgaaaagTCAATCAAAGGAAGatggtcatcccaacttccacccaaGTCAATAACACAAGCCCTAAGCATATCCTCAAgcgtttgaatcgtacgctcgctttgtccgtccgtctgaggatgataagcagcgCTGAAATTTAAACGAGTGCCTAAggattgctgaaagcttttccaaaaatgagatgtgtatctagtatccctatcagagataatagatactggcacTCTGTGGAGAGATACTATCTCATCCACGTACAGTTGAGCTAGCTTATCGGAGCTGTACGTTTCTTTAATAggcaagaagtgagctgacttggtcagcctgtctactatgacccaaaTCGTATCATTCCCATGCTTCGTCCTTGgtaacttagtgataaaatccatagttaccatttcccacttccaagtgggaagttcaggctgttgcagtaaaCCTAATGGCTTCTGGTCCTCGGCTTTAACATGtgcacacgtcagacatttagccacataagtggctatagatttcttcaaacctatccactaatatttgcctttagatcctggtataTCTTATCATTGCCTGGATGGACTGAATATTTTGAACTATGAGCTTCCTGAAGGATCACATCTTTGAGTCCTCCATGGATTGGAACCCAGATTCGACCATTTAAtataaggattccatccttgccacaAGACAATTGATCAATAGTTACGCCTAACTTCTCATTCGGAAAGTTAGGTTCTAATATAGCTTCCTTCTGagcggctaacaacctttcattaaAGTTGTTCCTTAATTCGATGCTTTTAGCGTTGATCCTAATGGGTTTGattctttcttttctgctcaaagcatcagcaacaacatttgctttacctggatggtagcgaatttcgcaatcataatcattcaaagtctcCATCTAATGACGCTGCCTCATGTTAAGATCTTTTTTATTAAACAAGTGCTGAAGGCTTTTataatcagaataaatcacacacttggttccatatagataatgtctccaaagttttagtgcaaatacaacggtacccaattccaaatcatgagtggtgtagttctttttgTGCACCTTTAATTGATGTTAatcataggcaatgactttgcctctctgcatgagtacacaatcCATACTGGtgtgcgatgcgtcgcagtaCACAACAAACTCTTCAATCccttctggcaatgtcaacacaggggCATTGCTCAATTTCTACTTGAGGATCTCAAAAGATTCTTGTTGCTTGGGACCCCAGTCAAACTTTACATTCTTGCGAGTTAACGAAGTTAAAGGTGCAGCAATCCTagaaaagttttcaatgaaacgtctgtagtatcctgctagacccaaAAAGCTGCAAATCTCTGTAGGTGTTTTTGGTGCTTGCCAATTCATAAtcgcttcaatcttagcgggatccacctggataccacgctcactcactacatgcccaagaaattggacttctcggagccagaattcacatttagagaactttgcataaagtttctcttgTTGCAAAAGTTCAAGAATACAACGGAGATGTTTTTCATGATCGGCTTGATTCTtcgaataaataagtatgtcatcaataaaaacaatgacaaacttgtctagatatggtttgcaaacgcgattcatgagatccatgaatgttgcaggtgcattagtgagcccgaaaggcatcactaaaactcatagtggccatatcGAGTCCTGGATGCAGTCTTATTTACATCTTTGgttctgaccttcagctgatggtatcccgaccTCAattcgatctttgaaaagtaacttgccccttgaagttgatcg
The sequence above is drawn from the Helianthus annuus cultivar XRQ/B chromosome 12, HanXRQr2.0-SUNRISE, whole genome shotgun sequence genome and encodes:
- the LOC110884195 gene encoding uncharacterized protein LOC110884195; this translates as MGISNIPLWYSGKSGKCVKSDNKKLELEQGMPPRRETRNSGRRNGGGPNEPDPNIVAAITQAFTAMLPALVQAVRGPDPNPNPNPNPNPNPNPNPNPNPNPNPNPNPNPNPNGAIGDWLDKFIKQKPRSFTKATTPIVARDWIAHIEKIFRALGVGDEFKSRLASYKLEEDAQTWWEGVLEERGGDPFVENLPWADFRAIFFEKYFNSVDKSSYTREYHNIRQRNDEPLSDFTDRFYRLVGFLGSAAGTPEEQAEKYQWAVCDRIRRAIIQSTFPTVAEAAKAAKKVDMENKEFLGGSNNSRKRNRDEYRTPFTSESSQAPTRNNQINMGNRSSGRNNRPWQGRGQNQGQIKPYQPPTQAQPVNQRGNQNPTQPPVCNHCNKRHPGVCRRLTGACLKCGDMGHKISECPKAGNRPTDTTRGATVPPTTGGRVFSLTAGEAANAPGTVSGSIYLGERDLYVLFDTGATHSIVSQLIARHLKISPSPLDQALVISTPMGNPSVITHVYKDCPLVIENVIRIANLYPMQMGDFDVILGMDWLSTHRATIDCHSKRVIFGDILNPECIYQGSQPRKSIKIISALKAQKLISHGCVGFLAAIKDTTVDTPRVENVPIVRDFSDVFPEELPGIPPEREVEFTIDLIPGAEPISKAPYRMAPLELKELKEQLQELLELGFIRPSVSPWGAPRRA